From Zingiber officinale cultivar Zhangliang chromosome 5B, Zo_v1.1, whole genome shotgun sequence, the proteins below share one genomic window:
- the LOC121984742 gene encoding uncharacterized protein LOC121984742 isoform X1 yields the protein MSRCFPYPPPGHEKKESVLASSGHVNLLAKQKHKLKRHKKKDKEKRRDKHQRKDRHKEKKDRKGKHKNNDKHEEKVGNRTSKERDVNQILFRNEGVYDGKCKAREIEYRKHSDELDRQIKDEQEIVATRMIDNSPTKESPTRVNYQSRRAGKFPISIQRFSEVIGSANVAHENQSSYSELLGNAIKDQPVVPCMVQQRSDGLYTATTVKSKKIERSTSTAIPSNKLQKPGNGIKEPLRDQSMVVQQRSDDPCRKTFAEKKILDHSNVTVNPGSQVPKLFGYDGKEQQSDHFLMKKTTENSKVAVNGRNKVQNSFGNDVKEPLVREAMVIQQTSDCPIDMAIPKLEPNDVPVKSSIKVQQSFNFVDPSVSNFPSLPQRTVDVACSMKAIGDRVDVKKFAPNDMIIDQKKAVGVNPLVDKDSSEKRIEAKEKKKVGYAYNEQENRGADRVQDRNKNEIDKLIEEEKKLTLVREEDKYEHIKDVDTRELGKNNGGNLELLASRMDKKGSNTTHENRKRKELGLNGFVPEFKSQSNKLRKSSSHLEESGKIENSSQSACSSMKPETINNIKSGKLPVCNKEQSVNGSKVTDRSSFDLKIPTLDDDTENQVSSRPPHPDSKYLDLIYSVPKVEYLPQEEDLSWLFNTSCDCSKPKPKAEEIPEVWDKPIRIESADVIVMPYVIPY from the exons ATGTCTCGCTGCTTCCCTTATCCACCACCAGGTCATGAGAAGAAGGAAAGTGTTCTTGCAAGCAGCGGCCATGTCAATTTACTGGCTAAG CAGAAGCACAAACTGAAAAGGCATAAAAAGAAGGATAAAGAAAAAAGAAGAGATAAACATCAAAGGAAAGATAGACACAAAGAGAAAAAAGACCGAAAAGGAAAGCATAAGAACAACGACAAGCACGAGGAAAAGGTTGGAAACAGGACTTCCAAAGAGAGGGATGTAAACCAAATCCTTTTCCGCAATGAAGGTGTGTATGATGGCAAATGCAAAGCTAGAGAGATTGAATATCGTAAACATTCTGATGAGTTGGATCGCCAGATCAAAGATGAACAGGAGATTGTCGCGACAAGAATGATTGACAACTCTCCTACTAAGGAAAGTCCTACTCGTGTGAATTATCAATCAAGGAGAGCAGGAAAATTCCCTATTTCAATTCAAAGATTCAGTGAGGTCATTGGATCTGCAAATGTGGCACATGAGAACCAAAGTTCATATAGCGAGTTGCTCGGAAATGCTATCAAAGACCAGCCAGTAGTTCCCTGTATGGTTCAACAAAGATCGGATGGACTTTATACAGCAACTACTGTGAAAAGCAAGAAAATTGAACGTAGCACAAGCACTGCAATTCCCAGTAATAAATTACAAAAACCTGGAAATGGTATTAAGGAGCCGCTGAGGGATCAGTCTATGGTTGTTCAACAAAGATCTGATGATCCATGCAGAAAAACTTTTGCTGAAAAGAAAATTCTTGACCATAGCAATGTAACTGTGAATCCTGGTAGTCAAGTGCCAAAGTTATTTGGATATGATGGTAAGGAACAACAATCGGATCactttttgatgaagaaaactaCTGAAAATAGCAAAGTTGCTGTAAATGGTAGAAACAAGGTACAAAATTCCTTTGGAAATGATGTTAAGGAACCACTAGTGAGGGAGGCTATGGTTATTCAACAAACATCTGATTGTCCAATAGACATGGCAATTCCAAAATTGGAACCCAACGATGTTCCTGTGAAATCCAGTATTAAGGTACAACAATCTTTCAACTTTGTTGATCCATCAGTGAGTAACTTTCCCAGTCTGCCTCAAAGAACAGTTGATGTTGCTTGCTCTATGAAAGCAATTGGTGATAGGGTAGATGTAAAGAAGTTTGCTCCAAACGACATGATCATAGATCAGAAAAAAGCGGTCGGTGTTAACCCATTAGTGGACAAGGATTCATCAGAAAAAAGGATTGAagcgaaggagaagaagaaagtggGGTATGCTTACAATGAACAAGAAAATAGAGGCGCTGATAGAGTTCAAGACAGGAACAAAAATGAGATTGACAAACTTATTGAGGAAGAGAAAAAACTGACATTAGTTAGGGAGGAAGATAAGTATGAACATATTAAAGATGTCGACACAAGAGAACTAGGAAAAAATAATGGTGGAAATCTAGAATTGTTAGCTTCCCGAATGGACAAAAAGGGCAGTAATACGactcatgaaaataggaagaGAAAGGAACTTGGGTTGAATGGTTTTGTACCAG AGTTCAAGTCTCAGTCTAACAAACTCCGAAAATCTTCTTCCCATCTTGAAGAGAGTGGAAAAATTGAAAACTCATCCCAATCTGCTTGTTCCTCAATGAAGCCTGAGACCATAAATAACATCAAATCAGGAAAGCTTCCTGTGTGCAACAAGGAACAGAGTGTGAATGGATCAAAAGTTACTGATCGATCTTCGTTTGACTTGAAGATACCCACACTTGACGATGACACAGAAAACCAAGTTTCTTCAAGGCCTCCTCACCCTGATTCCAAGTATCTTGATCTAATATACTCTGTTCCAAAGGTAGAATATTTGCCACAAGAAGAGGATTTATCATGGCTATTCAACACATCTTGTGATTGTTCGAAGCCAAAGCCTAAGGCTGAGGAGATACCCGAAGTGTGGGATAAGCCGATAAGAATTGAGTCAGCTGATGTGATTGTGATGCCATATGTTATTCCATACTGA
- the LOC121984743 gene encoding histone H1-like, with the protein MVVASATPPAATATASHSLQHPPYKGMIVAAVKALKDKQGSSAQAISKFMRSTYSDLPLKHGAILKRQLRRLKKRGVLLMVRHSYKLASAVDGGIPVKGEKRRPGRPRKVSPAAEGERRKPGRPRKSNAEDSKSDSGASVPKRKPGRPRKSADVANASDSLVSVPTPKRKPGRPRKGTIAAPVLLVKRKRGRPPKSSLAAANPDERNWSQPPAEAAQSGENQILGGPPLASAASASPKDKRKSGRPPKSSSDPSQSAAKLKLFPAPNEPVAGAESSGKRKRGRPRKFSYHAILSGESPAEPPKDAATSGGSPSAKRKPGRPPGSISKKPNETGSQKRGRPKKHDIPMPTVEGPDTAALSIKRRGRPPKKKDLEPTA; encoded by the exons ATGGTGGTGGCCTCCGCCACTCCGCCGGCCGCCACCGCCACCGCCAGCCATAGCCTCCAACATCCTCCTTACAAGGGG ATGATAGTGGCCGCTGTGAAGGCGCTCAAGGATAAGCAAGGGTCCAGCGCCCAAGCCATCAGCAAGTTCATGCGTAGCACCTACTCCGATCTTCCCTTGAAGCACGGCGCCATTCTGAAGCGCCAGCTCCGCCGCCTCAAGAAGCGCGGCGTTCTTCTCATGGTCCGGCACTCCTACAAGCTAGCCTCCGCCGTGGACGGCGGTATTCCGGTGAAAGGGGAGAAGAGGAGGCCGGGTCGCCCTCGCAAGGTCTCGCCTGCTGCGGAGGGAGAAAGGCGGAAGCCTGGTCGGCCGAGAAAGAGCAATGCGGAAGATAGTAAGTCAGATTCCGGTGCCTCCGTCCCGAAACGGAAGCCCGGGCGGCCCCGGAAATCTGCAGACGTGGCGAATGCGTCGGATTCTCTTGTTTCAGTGCCAACCCCCAAACGGAAGCCTGGACGGCCCAGGAAGGGTACGATAGCAGCTCCAGTGCTTTTGGTAAAGAGGAAGAGGGGCCGACCGCCAAAGTCGTCACTTGCCGCAGCTAATCCCGACGAGAGAAACTGGAGTCAGCCACCTGCCGAAGCAGCTCAGTCCGGTGAAAACCAGATACTTGGTGGACCGCCATTAGCATCAGCGGCTTCAGCTTCACCGAAGGACAAGAGGAAGTCTGGTCGGCCGCCGAAATCGTCGTCAGACCCATCGCAATCCGCTGCAAAGCTGAAGCTTTTCCCGGCGCCAAATGAACCCGTAGCCGGAGCTGAGTCCAGTGGTAAGAGGAAGCGGGGTCGGCCACGAAAATTTTCCTATCACGCAATTCTATCCGGTGAATCCCCAGCTGAGCCACCCAAAGATGCAGCAACAAGTGGTGGTTCGCCGTCTGCCAAGCGGAAGCCTGGTCGTCCACCGGGAAGTATCTCAAAGAAACCAAATGAAACCGGGAGTCAGAAACGCGGCCGCCCCAAGAAGCACGACATTCCCATGCCCACAGTAGAGGGACCAGACACGGCGGCGCTGAGTATCAAACGGCGAGGGAGACCTCCCAAGAAGAAGGATTTAGAACCAACAGCATGA
- the LOC121984742 gene encoding uncharacterized protein LOC121984742 isoform X2 codes for MSRCFPYPPPGHEKKESVLASSGHVNLLAKKHKLKRHKKKDKEKRRDKHQRKDRHKEKKDRKGKHKNNDKHEEKVGNRTSKERDVNQILFRNEGVYDGKCKAREIEYRKHSDELDRQIKDEQEIVATRMIDNSPTKESPTRVNYQSRRAGKFPISIQRFSEVIGSANVAHENQSSYSELLGNAIKDQPVVPCMVQQRSDGLYTATTVKSKKIERSTSTAIPSNKLQKPGNGIKEPLRDQSMVVQQRSDDPCRKTFAEKKILDHSNVTVNPGSQVPKLFGYDGKEQQSDHFLMKKTTENSKVAVNGRNKVQNSFGNDVKEPLVREAMVIQQTSDCPIDMAIPKLEPNDVPVKSSIKVQQSFNFVDPSVSNFPSLPQRTVDVACSMKAIGDRVDVKKFAPNDMIIDQKKAVGVNPLVDKDSSEKRIEAKEKKKVGYAYNEQENRGADRVQDRNKNEIDKLIEEEKKLTLVREEDKYEHIKDVDTRELGKNNGGNLELLASRMDKKGSNTTHENRKRKELGLNGFVPEFKSQSNKLRKSSSHLEESGKIENSSQSACSSMKPETINNIKSGKLPVCNKEQSVNGSKVTDRSSFDLKIPTLDDDTENQVSSRPPHPDSKYLDLIYSVPKVEYLPQEEDLSWLFNTSCDCSKPKPKAEEIPEVWDKPIRIESADVIVMPYVIPY; via the exons ATGTCTCGCTGCTTCCCTTATCCACCACCAGGTCATGAGAAGAAGGAAAGTGTTCTTGCAAGCAGCGGCCATGTCAATTTACTGGCTAAG AAGCACAAACTGAAAAGGCATAAAAAGAAGGATAAAGAAAAAAGAAGAGATAAACATCAAAGGAAAGATAGACACAAAGAGAAAAAAGACCGAAAAGGAAAGCATAAGAACAACGACAAGCACGAGGAAAAGGTTGGAAACAGGACTTCCAAAGAGAGGGATGTAAACCAAATCCTTTTCCGCAATGAAGGTGTGTATGATGGCAAATGCAAAGCTAGAGAGATTGAATATCGTAAACATTCTGATGAGTTGGATCGCCAGATCAAAGATGAACAGGAGATTGTCGCGACAAGAATGATTGACAACTCTCCTACTAAGGAAAGTCCTACTCGTGTGAATTATCAATCAAGGAGAGCAGGAAAATTCCCTATTTCAATTCAAAGATTCAGTGAGGTCATTGGATCTGCAAATGTGGCACATGAGAACCAAAGTTCATATAGCGAGTTGCTCGGAAATGCTATCAAAGACCAGCCAGTAGTTCCCTGTATGGTTCAACAAAGATCGGATGGACTTTATACAGCAACTACTGTGAAAAGCAAGAAAATTGAACGTAGCACAAGCACTGCAATTCCCAGTAATAAATTACAAAAACCTGGAAATGGTATTAAGGAGCCGCTGAGGGATCAGTCTATGGTTGTTCAACAAAGATCTGATGATCCATGCAGAAAAACTTTTGCTGAAAAGAAAATTCTTGACCATAGCAATGTAACTGTGAATCCTGGTAGTCAAGTGCCAAAGTTATTTGGATATGATGGTAAGGAACAACAATCGGATCactttttgatgaagaaaactaCTGAAAATAGCAAAGTTGCTGTAAATGGTAGAAACAAGGTACAAAATTCCTTTGGAAATGATGTTAAGGAACCACTAGTGAGGGAGGCTATGGTTATTCAACAAACATCTGATTGTCCAATAGACATGGCAATTCCAAAATTGGAACCCAACGATGTTCCTGTGAAATCCAGTATTAAGGTACAACAATCTTTCAACTTTGTTGATCCATCAGTGAGTAACTTTCCCAGTCTGCCTCAAAGAACAGTTGATGTTGCTTGCTCTATGAAAGCAATTGGTGATAGGGTAGATGTAAAGAAGTTTGCTCCAAACGACATGATCATAGATCAGAAAAAAGCGGTCGGTGTTAACCCATTAGTGGACAAGGATTCATCAGAAAAAAGGATTGAagcgaaggagaagaagaaagtggGGTATGCTTACAATGAACAAGAAAATAGAGGCGCTGATAGAGTTCAAGACAGGAACAAAAATGAGATTGACAAACTTATTGAGGAAGAGAAAAAACTGACATTAGTTAGGGAGGAAGATAAGTATGAACATATTAAAGATGTCGACACAAGAGAACTAGGAAAAAATAATGGTGGAAATCTAGAATTGTTAGCTTCCCGAATGGACAAAAAGGGCAGTAATACGactcatgaaaataggaagaGAAAGGAACTTGGGTTGAATGGTTTTGTACCAG AGTTCAAGTCTCAGTCTAACAAACTCCGAAAATCTTCTTCCCATCTTGAAGAGAGTGGAAAAATTGAAAACTCATCCCAATCTGCTTGTTCCTCAATGAAGCCTGAGACCATAAATAACATCAAATCAGGAAAGCTTCCTGTGTGCAACAAGGAACAGAGTGTGAATGGATCAAAAGTTACTGATCGATCTTCGTTTGACTTGAAGATACCCACACTTGACGATGACACAGAAAACCAAGTTTCTTCAAGGCCTCCTCACCCTGATTCCAAGTATCTTGATCTAATATACTCTGTTCCAAAGGTAGAATATTTGCCACAAGAAGAGGATTTATCATGGCTATTCAACACATCTTGTGATTGTTCGAAGCCAAAGCCTAAGGCTGAGGAGATACCCGAAGTGTGGGATAAGCCGATAAGAATTGAGTCAGCTGATGTGATTGTGATGCCATATGTTATTCCATACTGA
- the LOC121984741 gene encoding uncharacterized protein LOC121984741 — MDLRIEGREIRRSVTLWEQLSVNDSSSLRDLLKQREEEVTRLSWRDSLTLESAIGCEEKDDSATSGGDGVGGRTLLDIILQEQEANGVAAADRDSSNSAAWRTLRDHFRLQSDGSASLGQLFPISNPEAVDSGHPSVLVSPSPSDSNLNSELAVNAVAAAEETPPQPRLPLTSEEGNEVINAGEDSDPSGGTVLPVPASEPEEEEEEEEEPARVSLMALLEQTDRQWSGSGMEGLSLVTAAADAAVEDEAESGGGATSFMCCVCMVRHKGAAFIPCGHTFCRICSRELWIIRGSCPLCNREILEILDIF, encoded by the coding sequence ATGGATCTACGAATCGAAGGTAGAGAGATTCGGCGAAGTGTAACGCTGTGGGAGCAATTATCTGTCAACGACTCCTCCAGTCTCCGGGACCTCCTCAAGCAACGGGAAGAGGAGGTGACGCGCCTCTCCTGGCGCGATTCATTGACGCTGGAATCGGCTATCGGGTGCGAAGAGAAAGATGATTCTGCCACCTCTGGTGGAGACGGCGTCGGCGGAAGGACGCTTCTTGATATCATCCTACAAGAGCAAGAGGCTAACGGCGTGGCGGCGGCGGACAGGGACTCCAGCAACTCCGCCGCGTGGAGGACCTTAAGGGACCACTTTCGTCTCCAAAGTGACGGCTCCGCCTCCCTTGGCCAGCTTTTTCCAATCTCGAACCCTGAGGCAGTTGACTCCGGCCACCCCAGTGTCCTCGTCTCCCCGTCCCCCTCAGACTCCAATCTTAACTCAGAGCTTGCGGTCAATGCCGTGGCAGCTGCGGAAGAGACCCCACCACAACCACGACTACCCTTGACCAGCGAAGAGGGAAACGAAGTCATCAATGCCGGTGAAGACTCTGATCCGAGCGGCGGCACGGTATTGCCCGTCCCAGCTTCTGAgcccgaggaggaggaggaggaggaagaggagccgGCTAGAGTGTCCTTGATGGCGCTACTGGAGCAGACCGACCGTCAATGGAGCGGAAGCGGGATGGAGGGGCTATCCCTGGTGACAGCGGCGGCCGATGCGGCGGTGGAGGACGAGGCGGAGAGCGGCGGAGGAGCTACGTCGTTTATGTGTTGTGTATGTATGGTGAGGCACAAAGGAGCAGCCTTTATCCCCTGCGGCCACACCTTCTGTCGCATCTGTTCGCGCGAGCTCTGGATCATCCGTGGCAGTTGCCCTCTCTGCAACCGTGAAATTCTTGAGATCCTCGACATCTTCTAA